Proteins encoded by one window of Lathyrus oleraceus cultivar Zhongwan6 chromosome 1, CAAS_Psat_ZW6_1.0, whole genome shotgun sequence:
- the LOC127095898 gene encoding putative pentatricopeptide repeat-containing protein At5g08490: MHMSGKAMPNSVTVATLLPVCARSGNLNAGKSVHGYVIKSGFEEDAFAEEAFSFFRSMVKGPIQPNYVTIANILPVCASFDDIAAYCSGRKIHSYVLQWPKLSGDISVCNALMSFYLKIRRTKEAESLFWAMNARDLVSWKAIIAGYASNGEWLKALYLFGNLASLETLLLDSVTMVSILPACAQLEILLVGKQVHAYIFRHPFLFEDASVGNVLVSFYAKCGYIEEAYHAFSMISRKDLISWNSILDAFGEKRHHSRFISLLHLMLKIGIRPDYVTILTIIHFCASLLRVEKVKEIHGYSIRTESLFSATAPTVGNAILDAYSKCVNIEYANKIFQNLSGKRNLQVQLQKKK, from the exons ATGCATATGAGTGGAAAGGCTATGCCCAATTCTGTTACTGTTGCTACTCTTCTTCCGGTGTGTGCTCGTTCAGGTAATCTGAATGCTGGAAAGAGTGTGCATGGTTATGTTATCAAatctggttttgaagaggatGCATTTGCTG AAGAAGCATTCTCGTTCTTCAGGTCGATGGTGAAAGGACCTATACAGCCAAACTATGTAACCATAGCCAATATTCTGCCAGTTTGTGCTTCATTTGATGACATTGCTGCATATTGTAGTGGAAGGAAAATCCACTCTTATGTGCTGCAGTGGCCTAAATTGTCTGGTGATATTTCTGTATGTAATGCTTTGATGAGTTTCTACTTAAAAATTAGACGGACGAAAGAAGCCGAGTCTTTGTTTTGGGCAATGAATGCGAGGGATTTAGTCTCTTGGAAGGCAATTATTGCAGGATATGCATCAAATGGTGAATGGTTAAAAGCATTGTATCTATTTGGTAATTTAGCGTCTCTAGAGACGTTATTATTGGATTCTGTGACCATGGTCAGCATACTTCCAGCATGTGCACAATTGGAAATTTTGTTGGTGGGGAAACAAGTCCATGCATATATCTTCAGACATCCTTTTCTTTTTGAAGATGCTTCTGTTGGAAATGTTCTAGTTAGTTTCTATGCAAAATGTGGCTATATAGAAGAAGCATATCATGCGTTTTCTATGATATCTAGGAAAGATTTGATTTCATGGAATTCTATTTTGGATGCCTTTGGAGAGAAGAGGCATCATTCAAGATTCATCAGCCTGTTACATTTGATGCTTAAAATAGGAATTAGACCCGATTACGTTACAATATTAACTATAATCCATTTTTGTGCTTCTCTTTTGAGAGTTGAAAAGGTGAAAGAAATACACGGATATTCAATTAGGACTGAATCTTTATTTAGTGCTACTGCACCAACGGTTGGGAATGCAATACTTGATGCATATTCCAAGTGTGTTAATATTGAGTATGCAAACAAAATATTTCAGAATCTATCAGGGAAAAGAAATCTGCAAGTGCAATTACAAAAAAAAAAGTGA